Proteins encoded by one window of Lepeophtheirus salmonis chromosome 3, UVic_Lsal_1.4, whole genome shotgun sequence:
- the LOC121114388 gene encoding LOW QUALITY PROTEIN: leukotriene A-4 hydrolase (The sequence of the model RefSeq protein was modified relative to this genomic sequence to represent the inferred CDS: deleted 1 base in 1 codon), whose amino-acid sequence MKMETKEEGKRLSPGDPSSYSRPDEVKVLETFLELDVNFEDHVLEGSATLTVEKVLAFASTLILDSRNLDISQVSCEGSELVFSLGNPCEMGSMLQIQLPKSKRGQLAKLEIKVSYKTEKDCSALQWLSPQQTAGKTHPYMFSQCQAIHCRSIVPCQDTPSVKSKYSAQITAPADLTVLMSAVRQEERLIMDGTLKVTSFLQKIPIQSYLIAIVVGKLESRDIGPRSKVWCEKEYIECAASDFSETETMITTAESICGPYIWGVYDILVLPPSFPFGGMENPCLTFVTPTILTGDKSLTDVIAHEIAHSWSGNLVTNSNFEHFWLNEGFTMFIERKIKAKMANSESLRHFEGIGGWKKLEYGIEVLGEDNPKTRLVPNLSGVDPDDAFSVVPYEKGFAFLWYLEELVGGSSVFDPFLKDYIETYKHQSIDSNTFKKFVIKHFPELESKVEWNDWFYKAGMPIYKPNYDTTLSKACEELKNKIIQGNVTNDFDNLNVGQKIGFLSLLMDESTALPVETLETMQKNYKLNDTRNSEIKFIWIRLGLKCRWEKAIEMAIGMIKEQGRMKFTRPLYRDLFAWDKTRNLALDTFRENKQNMMKVSIQGVEFDLKLR is encoded by the exons ATGAAGATGGAAACGAAGGAGGAAGGCAAGCGACTCAGCCCCGGAGATCCTAGCTCCTACTCTCGCCCAGACGAGGTCAAGGTTTTGGAGACGTTCCTTGAGCTGGATGTGAATTTCGAGGATCATGTTCTTGAGGGATCTGCAACCCTGACGGTTGAGAAGGTTCTTGCCTTTGCTTCCACTTTGATCTTGGACTCTCGAAATTTGGACATTTCTCAAGTAAGTTGTGAGGGAAGTGAGCTTGTATTTAGCTTGGGGAATCCTTGCGAAATGGGCTCCATGCTGCAGATTCAGTTGCCAAAGTCCAAGAGGGGACAATTGGCCAAACTCGAGATCAAAGTGTCATATAAGACGGAAAAGGATTGTTCGGCTCTTCAATGGCTTTCACCGCAACAAACGGCGGGTAAAACGCATCCCTACATGTTTTCGCAGTGCCAAGCCATTCACTGCAGATCCATTGTACCTTGTCAGGATACACCAAGTGTCAAGTCCAAATATTCTGCTCAAATCACAGCACCTGCAGATTTAACTGTTCTCATGAGTGCTGTTCGACAAGAGGAGCGTCTCATCATGGATGGAACTCTTAAAGTCACAtcatttctccaaaaaatccCCATTCAGTCTTATCTCATCGCTATTGTTGTAGGAAAGCTGGAGTCTCGTGATATCGGCCCCAGATCCAAAGTTTGGTGCGAAAAAGAATACATCGAATGTGCCGCATCAGACTTCAGTGAAACTGAAACTATGATCACAACAGCTGAAAGCATTTGTGGGCCTTACATATGGGGTGTATACGATATACTGGTTCTCCCTCCAAGTTTCCCTTTTGGTGGGATGGAAAATCCATGTTTGACATTTGTAACGCCCACAATCCTCACTGGAGATAAATCATTGACAGATGTCATTGCACATGAAATTGCCCATTCTTGGAGTGGAAATTTAGTTACCAATAGcaattttgaacacttttggTTGAATGAGGGATTTACAATGTTTATTGAGCGTAAGATAAAAGCAAAGATGGCTAATAGCGAGTCACTTCGGCATTTTGAAGGTATTGGTGGTTGGAAAAAACTGGAATATGGAATTGAAGTTCTTGGTGAAGATAATCCTAAAACACGACTTGTACCCAATTTATCTGGTGTTGATCCTGACGATGCTTTTTCAGTTGTTCCTTATGAGAAAGGGTTTGCATTTCTATGGTACTTAGAAGAACTTGTTGGAGGTTCGAGCGTTTTTGACCCGTTTCTCAAGGACTACATAGAAACCTATAAACATCAGTCTATTgattcaaatacatttaaaaaatttgttatcaaACATTTTCCTGAATTAGAGAGCAAGGTTGAATGGAATGATTGGTTTTATAAGGCTGGTATGCCTATTTATAAGCCAAATTATGACACAACATTGTCCAAGGCATGCGAagaactgaaaaataaaattattcaaggGAATGTTACAAATGactttgataatttaaatgttgGACAAAAAATCGGATTTTTATCCTTATTAATGGATGAAAGTACAGCTCTTCCAGTGGAAACATTAGaaacaatgcaaaaaaat tataaattaaacgaCACACGGaattctgaaattaaatttatttggattAGATTAGGCCTCAAATGTCGCTGGGAAAAGGCTATAGAAATGGCTATTGGTATGATTAAAGAACAGGGTCGAATGAAATTTACCCGTCCTCTCTACAGAGACTTATTTGCATGGGATAAAACTCGTAATCTTGCGCTTGATACTTTcagggaaaataaacaaaatatgatgaAAGTTTCGATTCAAGGAGTTgagtttgatttaaaattgcgttaa